The Streptococcaceae bacterium ESL0729 genome has a segment encoding these proteins:
- a CDS encoding AraC family transcriptional regulator codes for MSTKFECVEHSEIQDIYIFLVEMKYRSPHLHSDIEIIYLLSGTMNLTTNGETFELGAGQFLVLNSCQLHEFSSQDGALLLIFQISPQHFEGFFPQINELYFESKPVILDESQAATRLRKHLFLASRAHFEASDYSPLVCHGYTSLIIHDLLAVVPYDHKSIREQNKFLYKHDRINQISNYISAHYQEKLLLSDISSHLSLSTTYLSRFFKENFGISFQEYLNILRCERARYLLVNTENNLLTICESSGFSDIRYLNKAFKKVYGKSPRDFRKDNRWQGEFQALVSAASIGDEQVIYSQDQALRELSRYK; via the coding sequence ATGTCAACTAAATTTGAATGTGTGGAGCATAGTGAGATTCAGGATATTTATATATTCCTGGTTGAGATGAAGTACCGTAGCCCTCATCTGCATAGCGATATTGAGATTATTTATCTCCTAAGTGGCACAATGAATCTTACAACTAATGGAGAAACTTTTGAGCTTGGTGCAGGCCAATTTCTTGTTCTAAATTCCTGCCAACTACATGAATTTTCTTCTCAAGATGGAGCCCTCCTATTAATATTCCAGATTTCCCCACAACATTTTGAAGGATTCTTTCCGCAAATCAATGAACTCTATTTTGAGTCAAAACCTGTAATACTTGATGAAAGCCAAGCAGCTACCAGGCTAAGAAAACACTTGTTTCTTGCTAGTCGTGCTCATTTTGAAGCCAGTGACTATTCACCCTTAGTTTGCCACGGCTACACCTCCCTAATCATTCATGATTTACTAGCAGTTGTTCCCTATGACCACAAATCTATACGGGAGCAAAATAAATTCCTTTATAAGCATGACCGAATTAATCAGATAAGTAATTATATAAGTGCCCACTATCAGGAAAAATTGCTTCTTTCGGATATTTCTAGTCATCTTTCACTTTCAACTACCTACCTATCCAGATTTTTCAAAGAAAATTTTGGGATTAGCTTTCAGGAGTATTTGAATATTTTAAGGTGTGAACGAGCCCGATACTTATTAGTGAATACTGAAAATAATCTTTTGACTATTTGTGAGTCTTCTGGCTTCTCAGATATTCGTTACTTAAATAAGGCCTTCAAAAAGGTATATGGGAAGTCCCCTCGTGATTTCAGGAAGGATAACCGCTGGCAGGGAGAATTTCAAGCCCTGGTTTCAGCTGCAAGTATCGGTGATGAGCAGGTTATTTATTCCCAAGATCAGGCTCTAAGAGAACTTTCTAGGTACAAGTAA
- a CDS encoding MFS transporter, which yields MKNAATLTKDIDSKTVPLKRLVPGLVIGPASWLGPYAVCSSLYLPALIQELDSAHKVGLVALFSTTSMIAASISNMVAGSISDRTVSRFGKRTPWIFGGSLAFMILMIIAGMATNISVLLITWILGQVALNFVVAPMVAWLDLAPKGGGGTASSAYGGLGMALGNNGFTVLGVYFLHRLQLGFTTFGIITFLGCLLALIIVREPSNLGDVEHKEVAKKESLGQLFKSVCPKWAIGRDYYLALAGKMFQSASNYMIASYILYILTDFMRQSDAVVKSTVQQLNIIMLVFGILCGFFVGPLCDKTKFLKIPLALATVFMSLGALAIYFFQDAKGIIIYAFLAGLGLGIWNSLNNLLNLKIIPDKEKVAFFLGVYNLGSTVTQALAPILAALAISTFGFQAIFLMSALFALLSGISIISIKGIKY from the coding sequence ATGAAAAATGCAGCCACTTTAACAAAAGATATTGATAGTAAAACAGTTCCTCTAAAAAGGTTGGTCCCAGGACTTGTCATTGGACCTGCCAGCTGGCTTGGGCCCTATGCAGTTTGTTCAAGCCTTTACTTACCTGCCCTTATTCAGGAACTTGATTCAGCTCATAAGGTAGGACTTGTAGCACTTTTTTCTACAACCTCAATGATTGCAGCATCCATTTCAAATATGGTAGCAGGATCTATTTCAGACCGTACAGTTTCCCGCTTTGGGAAAAGGACCCCTTGGATTTTTGGAGGCTCATTAGCCTTCATGATTTTGATGATAATTGCTGGTATGGCAACAAACATATCTGTCCTTTTAATTACTTGGATTTTGGGGCAAGTGGCCCTAAACTTTGTTGTGGCACCAATGGTTGCTTGGCTTGATTTAGCACCAAAAGGTGGTGGTGGAACAGCCTCTTCTGCTTACGGGGGACTGGGCATGGCTCTTGGTAACAATGGATTCACAGTCCTTGGAGTCTACTTCCTACACCGGCTTCAATTAGGTTTCACAACTTTTGGTATCATAACCTTCCTTGGATGTTTACTGGCTCTTATTATTGTCCGTGAGCCATCTAATCTGGGTGATGTAGAACATAAGGAGGTTGCTAAAAAAGAATCTTTGGGTCAACTTTTCAAATCAGTCTGTCCAAAATGGGCAATTGGTCGTGATTACTATCTTGCCTTAGCCGGGAAAATGTTTCAAAGTGCATCAAATTATATGATTGCAAGCTATATTCTTTATATTTTAACGGATTTCATGCGTCAAAGTGATGCCGTAGTCAAGTCAACTGTTCAGCAACTAAATATCATTATGCTTGTTTTTGGTATCCTTTGTGGTTTCTTTGTTGGCCCCCTTTGCGACAAGACAAAATTTTTAAAGATTCCCCTTGCCCTAGCCACTGTTTTCATGAGTTTAGGGGCTCTTGCCATTTACTTCTTCCAAGATGCTAAAGGAATTATTATATACGCCTTCCTAGCAGGACTAGGCCTTGGAATATGGAATTCCCTTAATAATCTTTTAAATCTTAAAATAATTCCCGATAAGGAAAAAGTTGCCTTCTTCCTGGGTGTTTATAATCTTGGTTCTACCGTAACTCAAGCCCTTGCTCCAATTCTTGCAGCCCTAGCTATAAGCACCTTTGGTTTTCAAGCCATTTTCCTAATGTCTGCCTTATTCGCCCTCCTATCTGGAATTTCAATTATTTCAATCAAAGGAATTAAATACTAA
- a CDS encoding family 43 glycosylhydrolase: MTTIQNPIMAGMAPDPSAIRVGEDYYVATSTFHWTPGIPIFHSKDLANWELVTNVLTGGEIDLRGTDTPAGIWAPNLSYDKATKKFWMTYCQMVNMTGREFNANTYTMYADEITGPWSKPQYVTSIGIDPSLFHDENGKKYLAVLEWESRVGYPSPGRVVIAEYDTENGQIIGDWKRVSSGFTTRGCVEAPYIWKRNDYYYLILASGGTGYGHGVEIGRSKNIFGPYEAHPSMEPILTSSPAHLFSLGDPDAGHFEMYNPHSRLQKSGHGSLVQTPTGEWYMFHLMSRPLEGKLLNPLGRETSIQEMTWTDEGWLEMKDGSNLAKEFVQIPYEVELPTTQKDDIKENFEGASISEYFMTPYHFKNDDWVKQVNNKLEIYGRDSLFSKVSPSIMGTRASSFNYEVETKLTFKPNHYSQKSGLGLYYDANDWLFAHLTYSEQYDTVVLALSQAKLGERIEYIHEHVAIPEGEISLKIAYKNALATIFYRIKEDDEWTVFVAKLDVDYLSDEGVNGTPGEIGGFTGLVNFIGSVDAYQHKSCGQFDYYHVSNL; encoded by the coding sequence ATGACTACTATCCAAAATCCAATTATGGCTGGAATGGCTCCAGATCCATCAGCAATCCGTGTAGGCGAGGATTATTATGTAGCTACATCAACCTTCCACTGGACTCCAGGCATCCCAATTTTTCATTCAAAAGACTTAGCTAACTGGGAACTTGTGACAAACGTCCTTACAGGTGGAGAAATTGATTTACGGGGAACGGATACTCCAGCTGGAATTTGGGCACCAAATCTATCTTATGATAAAGCGACCAAAAAATTTTGGATGACTTATTGTCAAATGGTTAATATGACTGGGCGTGAATTTAATGCCAACACCTATACCATGTATGCTGATGAAATTACAGGCCCTTGGTCTAAGCCCCAATATGTAACTTCAATTGGAATTGATCCTTCTCTCTTTCATGATGAGAATGGTAAAAAATATCTGGCAGTCCTTGAATGGGAATCACGCGTCGGTTATCCCTCTCCTGGTCGAGTTGTCATTGCAGAATACGATACAGAAAATGGCCAAATCATAGGAGATTGGAAACGGGTAAGTTCTGGTTTCACTACAAGGGGCTGTGTAGAAGCACCATATATCTGGAAACGCAATGACTACTACTACCTAATTCTTGCTTCTGGAGGAACAGGCTACGGTCATGGCGTTGAAATTGGACGCTCAAAAAATATTTTTGGGCCCTATGAAGCCCACCCTTCAATGGAGCCCATCCTTACCTCATCACCCGCTCATCTTTTTTCTTTAGGTGACCCAGATGCTGGTCACTTTGAAATGTATAATCCTCATTCAAGACTCCAAAAATCTGGTCACGGATCTCTTGTCCAAACGCCAACTGGTGAATGGTATATGTTCCATCTGATGAGTCGCCCACTTGAAGGAAAGCTCCTAAATCCACTAGGACGCGAAACCTCGATTCAGGAGATGACTTGGACCGATGAAGGTTGGCTTGAAATGAAGGATGGATCGAATCTGGCAAAAGAGTTTGTCCAAATTCCTTATGAGGTTGAGCTTCCTACTACTCAAAAAGATGATATCAAAGAAAACTTTGAAGGAGCGAGTATCAGCGAATATTTTATGACCCCCTACCACTTCAAAAATGATGACTGGGTCAAACAAGTCAATAATAAACTTGAGATTTACGGGCGTGACTCCCTCTTTTCTAAGGTAAGTCCTTCAATCATGGGGACTAGGGCAAGTTCATTTAACTATGAGGTTGAAACAAAACTTACCTTCAAACCAAATCACTACTCACAAAAATCAGGACTTGGTCTTTACTATGATGCTAATGATTGGCTGTTTGCTCATCTGACCTACTCTGAACAATACGATACAGTTGTACTTGCCTTATCCCAGGCCAAACTAGGTGAACGAATTGAATATATCCATGAACATGTAGCTATTCCAGAAGGAGAGATTAGCCTAAAAATTGCCTATAAAAATGCTCTAGCAACCATCTTCTACCGCATTAAAGAAGATGATGAGTGGACTGTATTTGTAGCTAAACTTGATGTTGATTATCTATCAGACGAAGGAGTTAATGGAACTCCAGGAGAAATTGGAGGCTTTACTGGCCTTGTCAACTTCATCGGAAGCGTTGATGCTTACCAGCACAAATCTTGTGGTCAATTTGACTACTACCATGTATCAAATTTATAG
- the fusA gene encoding elongation factor G: MAREFSLENTRNIGIMAHVDAGKTTTTERVLYYTGKIHKIGETHEGASQMDWMEQEQERGITITSAATTAQWKGNRVNIIDTPGHVDFTIEVQRSLRVLDGAVTVLDAQSGVEPQTETVWRQATDYKVPRIVFANKMDKIGADFYYSLSTLHDRLNANAHPIQIPIGAEEDFIGIINLVNMTAEIYTNDLGTDIKELVVGSDEFKAELAALNFDADEYEALAEEWHSKLVEAVAETDEDLMMAYLEGEEITEAELKAAIRKATINVEFYPMLAGSAFKNKGVQMMLDAVIDYLPSPLDIPAIKGINPDTDEEETRPASDEEPFSALAFKIMTDPFVGRLTFFRVYSGILQSGSYTLNTSKGKRERIGRILQMHANTRKEISEVYAGDIAAAVGLKDTTTGDTLADEKHKVILESIEIPEPVIQLSVEPKSKADQDKMGVALQKLAEEDPTFRVETNVETGETVISGMGELHLDVLVDRMKREFKVEANVGAPQVSYRETFRSATEAEGKFVRQSGGKGQYGHVWVEFTPNEEGAGFEFENAIVGGVVPREYIPAVEKGLEESMANGVLAGYPMVDIKAKLYDGSYHDVDSNETAFRVAASMALKAAAKKANPVILEPMMKVTITVPEENLGDIMGHVTARRGRVDGMEAHGNSQIVNAFVPLAEMFGYATTLRSSTQGRGTFMMVFDHYEDVPKSVQEEIIKKNGGQA, encoded by the coding sequence ATGGCACGCGAATTTTCATTAGAAAACACTCGTAATATCGGTATCATGGCTCACGTCGATGCTGGTAAAACAACAACTACTGAACGTGTACTTTACTATACTGGTAAAATCCACAAAATCGGTGAAACTCACGAAGGTGCATCACAAATGGACTGGATGGAGCAAGAACAAGAACGTGGTATTACAATCACTTCTGCGGCTACAACTGCACAGTGGAAAGGTAACCGTGTAAATATCATCGACACACCAGGACACGTGGACTTCACAATTGAAGTACAACGTTCACTTCGCGTACTTGATGGAGCTGTTACAGTACTTGATGCTCAATCAGGTGTTGAGCCTCAAACAGAAACAGTTTGGCGTCAGGCTACAGACTACAAGGTTCCACGTATTGTTTTCGCCAACAAAATGGATAAAATCGGAGCTGATTTCTACTACTCACTTTCAACTCTACATGACCGTTTGAACGCAAACGCTCACCCAATCCAAATTCCAATTGGAGCTGAAGAAGATTTCATCGGAATCATCAACCTTGTTAACATGACAGCTGAGATCTATACTAACGACCTTGGAACTGACATTAAAGAACTTGTTGTTGGATCAGACGAATTCAAAGCTGAACTTGCTGCCCTTAACTTCGATGCTGATGAATACGAAGCACTTGCTGAAGAATGGCACAGCAAATTAGTTGAAGCTGTAGCTGAAACTGACGAAGACCTTATGATGGCTTACCTTGAAGGTGAAGAAATCACTGAAGCTGAGCTTAAAGCTGCTATCCGTAAAGCAACAATCAACGTTGAATTCTACCCAATGCTTGCTGGTTCTGCCTTCAAGAACAAAGGTGTTCAAATGATGCTTGATGCGGTTATCGACTACCTACCTTCACCACTTGACATCCCTGCAATCAAAGGTATCAACCCAGATACAGACGAAGAAGAAACTCGTCCAGCATCTGACGAAGAGCCATTCTCAGCCCTTGCCTTCAAGATCATGACTGACCCATTCGTTGGACGTCTTACTTTCTTCCGTGTTTACTCTGGTATCCTTCAATCAGGATCATACACACTAAACACTTCTAAAGGTAAACGTGAACGTATCGGACGTATCCTACAAATGCACGCGAACACTCGTAAAGAAATCAGCGAAGTTTACGCTGGAGATATCGCAGCAGCTGTTGGTCTTAAAGATACTACAACTGGTGATACTCTTGCAGACGAAAAACACAAGGTTATCCTTGAGTCAATCGAAATTCCAGAACCAGTTATCCAACTTTCTGTTGAACCTAAATCTAAAGCTGACCAAGATAAGATGGGTGTTGCCCTTCAAAAACTTGCAGAAGAAGATCCAACATTCCGCGTTGAAACAAACGTTGAAACTGGTGAAACTGTAATCTCTGGTATGGGTGAACTTCACCTTGACGTCCTTGTAGACCGTATGAAACGTGAATTCAAGGTTGAAGCTAACGTTGGTGCTCCACAGGTATCTTACCGTGAAACATTCCGTTCAGCTACTGAAGCCGAAGGTAAATTCGTACGTCAATCAGGTGGTAAAGGACAATACGGACATGTTTGGGTTGAATTCACTCCTAATGAAGAAGGTGCTGGATTCGAATTCGAAAACGCAATCGTCGGTGGGGTTGTACCACGTGAATACATCCCAGCTGTTGAAAAAGGACTTGAAGAGTCTATGGCTAACGGGGTTCTTGCTGGATACCCAATGGTTGATATCAAAGCTAAACTTTACGACGGATCATACCACGATGTCGATTCAAATGAAACTGCCTTCCGTGTAGCAGCATCTATGGCCCTTAAAGCGGCAGCTAAAAAAGCTAACCCAGTTATCCTTGAGCCAATGATGAAAGTTACAATCACAGTTCCTGAAGAAAACCTTGGAGACATCATGGGACACGTTACTGCTCGTCGTGGACGTGTAGACGGAATGGAAGCACACGGTAACAGCCAAATCGTTAATGCTTTCGTACCACTTGCTGAAATGTTCGGATACGCAACAACTCTACGTTCTTCAACTCAAGGACGTGGTACATTCATGATGGTATTTGACCACTATGAAGATGTTCCAAAATCTGTACAAGAAGAAATTATCAAGAAAAACGGTGGACAAGCTTAA
- the rpsG gene encoding 30S ribosomal protein S7, whose amino-acid sequence MSRKGQAPKREVLPDPLYNSKIVTRLINRLMLDGKRGTAASIVYGAFDQIKETTGNEPLEVFETAMENIMPILEVRARRVGGSNYQVPVEVRPERRTTLGLRWLVTIARQRGEHTMQDRLAKEIMDAANNTGASVKKREDTHKMAEANRAFAHFRW is encoded by the coding sequence ATGAGTCGTAAAGGACAAGCTCCAAAACGTGAAGTTTTGCCAGATCCGTTATATAATTCAAAAATCGTTACACGTCTTATCAACCGCCTTATGCTAGATGGTAAACGTGGAACTGCTGCTAGCATCGTTTATGGTGCATTTGATCAAATCAAGGAAACTACAGGAAATGAACCACTTGAAGTTTTTGAAACTGCAATGGAAAACATCATGCCTATCCTTGAAGTACGCGCACGTCGTGTTGGTGGATCAAACTACCAAGTACCAGTTGAAGTACGTCCAGAACGTCGTACAACTCTTGGACTTCGTTGGTTGGTAACAATTGCACGTCAACGTGGTGAACACACTATGCAAGACCGTCTTGCTAAAGAAATCATGGACGCAGCTAACAACACTGGTGCATCTGTTAAGAAACGTGAAGATACTCACAAAATGGCAGAAGCTAACCGTGCATTCGCTCACTTCCGCTGGTAA
- the rpsL gene encoding 30S ribosomal protein S12, producing the protein MPTINQLVRKPRKSKVEKSNSPALNIGYNSRKKVQTKLSSPQKRGVATRVGTMTPKKPNSALRKYARVRLSNLIEVTAYIPGIGHNLQEHSVVLIRGGRVKDLPGVRYHIVRGALDTAGVADRKQSRSKYGTKRPKA; encoded by the coding sequence ATGCCTACTATTAACCAATTGGTTCGCAAACCGCGTAAATCAAAAGTAGAAAAATCAAACTCACCAGCCTTGAACATCGGATACAACAGCCGTAAAAAAGTTCAAACTAAACTTTCATCACCACAAAAACGTGGAGTAGCAACTCGTGTTGGTACTATGACACCTAAGAAACCTAACTCAGCTTTACGTAAGTATGCCCGTGTACGTCTTTCTAACCTTATCGAAGTTACTGCTTACATCCCAGGTATCGGACACAACCTACAAGAACACAGTGTTGTACTTATCCGTGGTGGACGTGTAAAAGACCTTCCAGGGGTACGTTACCACATCGTTCGTGGAGCACTTGATACTGCAGGTGTTGCTGACCGTAAACAAAGCCGTTCTAAATACGGAACTAAGAGACCTAAAGCTTAA